Proteins from a genomic interval of Macaca thibetana thibetana isolate TM-01 chromosome 17, ASM2454274v1, whole genome shotgun sequence:
- the SLC10A2 gene encoding ileal sodium/bile acid cotransporter, whose product MNDPNSCVDNATVCSGASCVVPDSNFNNTLSVVLSTVLTTLLALVMFSMGCNVEIKKFLGHIKRPWGICVGFLCQFGIMPLTGFVLSVAFDILPIQAVVVLIMGCCPGGTSSNILAYWVDGDMDLSVSMTTCSTLLALGMMPLCLLIYTKMWVDSGSIVIPYDNIGTSLVALVVPVSIGMFVNHKWPQQAKIILKIGSIAGAILIVLIAVVGGILYQSAWIIAPKLWIIGTIFPVAGYSLGFLLARIAGLPWHRCRTVAFETGMQNTQLCSTIVQLSFTPEELNIVFTFPLIYSIFQLAFAAIFLGFYVAYKKCHGKNKAEIPESKENETEPESSFYKINGGFKPNEK is encoded by the exons ATGAATGATCCGAACAGCTGTGTGGACAATGCAACAGTTTGCTCTGGTGCATCCTGTGTGGTACCTGACAGCAATTTCAATAACACCCTAAGTGTGGTCCTAAGTACGGTGCTGACCACCCTGTTGGCCTTGGTGATGTTCTCCATGGGATGCAACGTGGAAATCAAGAAATTTCTAGGGCACATAAAGCGGCCGTGGGGCATTTGTGTTGGCTTCCTCTGTCAGTTTGGAATCATGCCCCTCACAGGATTCGTCCTGTCTGTGGCCTTTGACATCCTCCCCATCCAGGCCGTGGTGGTGCTCATTATGGGATGCTGCCCTGGAGGAACTTCCTCCAATATCTTGGCCTATTGGGTCGATGGCGACATGGACCTGAG CGTCAGCATGACCACATGCTCCACACTGCTTGCCCTTGGAATGATGCCGCTGTGCCTCCTTATCTATACCAAAATGTGGGTCGACTCTGGGAGCATCGTAATTCCCTATGATAACATAG GTACGTCTCTGGTTGCTCTTGTTGTTCCTGTTTCCATTGGAATGTTTGTTAATCACAAATGGCCCCAACAAGCAAAGATCATACTTAAA ATTGGGTCCATTGCGGGCGCCATCCTTATTGTGCTCATAGCTGTGGTTGGAGGAATATTGTACCAAAGCGCCTGGATCATCGCTCCCAAATTGTGGATTATAGGGACAATATTTCCTGTGGCAGGTTACTCCCTGGGGTTTCTTCTAGCTAGAATCGCTGGTCTACCCTGGCACAG GTGCCGAACGGTTGCTTTTGAAACGGGGATGCAGAACACGCAGCTATGTTCCACCATCGTTCAGCTCTCCTTCACTCCTGAGGAGCTCAATATCGTATTCACCTTCCCGCTCATCTACAGCATTTTCCAGCTCGCCTTTGCCGCAATATTCTTAGGAT tttatgtggcATACAAGAAATGTCATGGAAAAAACAAGGCAGAAATTCCagagagcaaagaaaatgaaacgGAGCCGGAGTCATCGTTTTATAAGATAAATGGAGGATTTAAACCCAATGAAAAGTAG